From Desulfobacterales bacterium, one genomic window encodes:
- the cobU gene encoding bifunctional adenosylcobinamide kinase/adenosylcobinamide-phosphate guanylyltransferase: protein MREVTFVLGGCRSGKSSHALTLAQKRLGAENCFIATCVPYDDEMNDRVRRHQAERGENWRTVDAPLELPETIEKQGRTADVMVVDCLTLWMNNLIMEDLSDEAVFEKVETLKRALDNVQCPVFVVSNEVGGGIVPENQLARRFRDLTGFANQRVAECANQVIWMVAGIPVRIKG, encoded by the coding sequence ATGCGGGAAGTGACATTTGTTTTAGGCGGGTGCCGGAGCGGGAAAAGCAGCCATGCCCTGACCCTGGCGCAAAAGCGGCTCGGGGCGGAAAACTGCTTTATTGCCACCTGTGTGCCCTATGATGATGAGATGAACGATCGGGTCAGACGGCATCAGGCGGAGCGCGGGGAAAACTGGCGCACGGTGGATGCGCCGCTTGAGCTGCCGGAGACCATTGAAAAACAAGGCAGAACAGCAGATGTGATGGTGGTGGACTGCCTGACATTGTGGATGAACAACTTGATAATGGAAGATTTGTCAGATGAGGCGGTGTTTGAAAAAGTTGAGACCCTGAAGAGGGCCCTGGATAATGTTCAGTGCCCGGTGTTTGTGGTTTCCAATGAAGTGGGCGGGGGCATTGTGCCGGAAAATCAACTGGCGAGACGGTTTCGGGATTTGACCGGCTTTGCCAACCAGCGCGTGGCCGAATGTGCAAATCAGGTGATATGGATGGTGGCCGGGATTCCGGTTAGGATAAAGGGTTAA
- a CDS encoding cob(I)yrinic acid a,c-diamide adenosyltransferase — MEKGYIQVYTGDGKGKTTAALGLALRAAGAGLKVYIAQFIKQGCYSELDSLKRYADYITIEQFGTGRYIRGNPEPADIEAAERCLAAVRAVVESGDYDIVIMDEAGVAEHFKLIEARDVLDIIDIKPEALELVITGRGVSEAVMARADLITEMRPIKHYYEDGVLARVGIES; from the coding sequence ATGGAAAAAGGCTATATTCAGGTATACACGGGAGACGGCAAGGGTAAGACAACGGCCGCGCTGGGGCTTGCGCTGCGGGCCGCGGGCGCCGGCTTAAAGGTCTATATCGCGCAGTTTATCAAGCAGGGCTGCTACAGTGAACTGGATTCGCTGAAGCGGTATGCGGATTATATCACCATTGAACAGTTCGGTACGGGCAGATACATCCGGGGAAATCCGGAGCCCGCGGATATCGAGGCGGCAGAGCGCTGTTTGGCGGCCGTCCGCGCGGTCGTGGAATCCGGCGATTATGACATCGTCATCATGGATGAAGCCGGGGTGGCGGAGCATTTCAAGCTGATTGAGGCCCGGGATGTGCTGGATATTATTGATATAAAACCGGAAGCCCTGGAACTGGTGATCACCGGCCGCGGCGTGTCAGAGGCGGTCATGGCCCGGGCGGATCTGATTACCGAGATGAGGCCCATCAAGCATTATTATGAGGACGGGGTGTTGGCACGGGTCGGCATCGAAAGCTAA
- a CDS encoding 4Fe-4S dicluster domain-containing protein, whose product MTESIYQDLQQRLDKYSLGFPATKSGVEIKILKELFSKDDAEMFLALSPMLEPPESVAERIGQPVDTVREKLEDMARRKLLFRLRKGDSVKYGAVPFVHGLFEFHTTDMTKTLAELMEQYYQEGFKQTMVENAENFLRTIPIQKSIDVTQHVAAYDDACEILKNTRKIVVTECTCRKQKQLLGKACDNPLEVCFMFGSMGQYYIDNHMGREITSDEAIEILKKAHEAGLVTQPATAQNPGGMCNCCGCCCGVLASLNEHPRPAEMVFSNYFAQVDQDACTGCETCLDRCQMGAITLTADEVAEVNRDRCIGCGLCVTTCPSEAMQLVPKETDKQRTPPKTGMDQMMTMAQKRGIQF is encoded by the coding sequence ATGACAGAAAGTATTTATCAAGACCTCCAGCAGCGGCTGGACAAGTATTCACTGGGATTTCCGGCAACAAAATCCGGCGTGGAAATAAAAATCCTAAAGGAGCTCTTCTCAAAAGATGACGCGGAGATGTTTCTGGCGTTAAGCCCGATGCTTGAGCCGCCAGAATCCGTTGCCGAGCGGATCGGCCAGCCGGTTGACACCGTGCGGGAAAAACTCGAAGACATGGCCCGGCGCAAGCTCCTGTTCCGCCTCCGGAAAGGGGATTCCGTCAAATACGGGGCTGTCCCGTTTGTCCACGGCCTGTTTGAATTTCATACCACGGATATGACAAAAACCCTGGCTGAATTAATGGAGCAATATTATCAGGAAGGATTCAAGCAAACCATGGTTGAAAATGCCGAGAACTTTCTCCGCACCATCCCGATCCAGAAATCCATTGATGTGACTCAGCATGTGGCCGCCTATGACGATGCCTGCGAGATATTGAAAAACACCAGGAAAATCGTGGTCACCGAATGTACCTGCAGAAAACAGAAACAGCTGCTCGGTAAAGCCTGCGACAACCCCCTGGAGGTCTGCTTCATGTTCGGCTCCATGGGCCAGTATTACATTGACAATCACATGGGCCGCGAAATCACGTCGGATGAGGCCATCGAAATCCTTAAAAAAGCCCACGAGGCAGGCCTGGTCACCCAGCCCGCCACCGCCCAGAACCCGGGCGGCATGTGCAACTGCTGCGGATGCTGCTGCGGGGTATTGGCCTCCTTGAATGAACACCCCCGGCCGGCGGAGATGGTGTTTTCAAACTACTTCGCCCAAGTGGATCAGGATGCCTGCACCGGGTGCGAGACCTGCTTGGACCGCTGCCAGATGGGGGCCATCACCCTAACCGCCGATGAAGTGGCGGAAGTCAACCGGGACCGGTGCATCGGCTGCGGCCTGTGCGTGACCACCTGCCCCTCGGAGGCCATGCAGCTTGTGCCCAAGGAGACGGATAAGCAGCGCACCCCGCCCAAAACCGGCATGGATCAGATGATGACCATGGCCCAAAAACGGGGCATCCAGTTTTAA
- a CDS encoding molybdopterin-dependent oxidoreductase — MSKWHKTACVLCAQNCGLEVLVEDGRLVKVRPDKANPRSKGYVCRKGLNVLYHQYPGDRLTEPLKRVGDRFEPVSWDQAIDEIAGKTQEVVQQYGPRALAYMGASSQGGHFEGAFGLSILRAMGSQNFYSSAGQEFSGSWWVFGRMLGKQYNVAIPDEHQAEMLVGWGWNGMESHQMPRAPKVLKDFSKDPDRLLVVIDPRESETAAVANMHLPIRPGTDALLIKAMIAVILENGWESTDYLSQFVEGWESIRPWFEKFDAKSAIRVCELDYDQVVELCRLMTTRRWCMHPDLGIYMGRHSTLNSYLMNILGVVCGIFGVRGGNIIPGMVVPMGFHADERDPKTWRTIATNVPPVAGGAFPPAVMPEEIMAGHPERLRAVFVSACNPLRSYPDTSAYEEAFAKLDLLVTNELVMSETARFAHYVLPCRSYYESWDGTFFPWTYPEVFFQMRRPVVEPPGDCLEGAQIFTRLADRLGLIPEIPEKLHEAADGDRLTFGAKLMEWAQTEPRALSAMPFVLAQTLGRKWDSANLAALWGILMTAPKSFRKNAARAGFETGMDQGDRIFQAILDTPQGLWVGQADEENPMDGIKTPSGKIEVHIPELENEVKALNAQTEAEDLKMPDEFPLILNAGRHMRTNANTLMRNPDWNKERRAGTIAMSPADAEKMGFSDGQKVRVTTRAGSETGELEVSRRVRPGTVLIPHGFGLIYEGQTHGLNVNYLTQNIHRDPIGTPIHRFVPCRVEA; from the coding sequence ATGAGCAAATGGCATAAAACCGCATGCGTGCTGTGCGCCCAGAATTGCGGCCTGGAAGTTTTGGTGGAAGACGGCCGGTTGGTCAAGGTCCGGCCGGACAAGGCCAACCCGCGAAGCAAAGGCTATGTATGCAGAAAGGGGCTTAATGTCCTTTATCACCAGTACCCCGGGGATCGGCTGACCGAACCCTTAAAACGCGTGGGCGATCGGTTTGAGCCCGTCTCCTGGGACCAGGCCATTGATGAGATCGCCGGGAAAACGCAGGAAGTGGTCCAGCAATACGGCCCGCGCGCTCTGGCCTACATGGGTGCCAGCTCCCAGGGCGGGCATTTTGAGGGCGCATTCGGACTTTCCATTCTGCGCGCCATGGGCTCCCAGAATTTCTATTCCTCTGCCGGCCAGGAATTTTCCGGCTCGTGGTGGGTGTTCGGCCGGATGCTGGGCAAGCAGTATAATGTGGCCATTCCGGACGAACATCAGGCCGAGATGCTTGTGGGCTGGGGATGGAACGGCATGGAGAGCCACCAGATGCCGCGGGCGCCCAAGGTGCTGAAGGACTTTTCAAAGGACCCGGATCGGCTCCTGGTGGTCATTGATCCCAGAGAGAGCGAAACCGCAGCGGTCGCCAACATGCATCTGCCCATCCGGCCGGGAACGGATGCCCTTTTAATCAAGGCCATGATCGCCGTTATTCTTGAAAACGGCTGGGAATCGACGGATTACCTATCGCAGTTTGTTGAGGGATGGGAAAGTATCCGGCCCTGGTTTGAGAAGTTTGATGCAAAATCGGCCATCAGGGTCTGCGAACTCGACTACGATCAGGTTGTTGAGCTCTGCCGCCTGATGACCACCCGGCGCTGGTGCATGCATCCGGATTTAGGGATCTACATGGGCCGGCACAGCACCTTAAACTCCTATCTGATGAACATTCTGGGCGTGGTGTGCGGTATTTTCGGGGTACGGGGCGGCAACATCATTCCGGGCATGGTGGTGCCCATGGGGTTTCATGCGGATGAGCGCGATCCAAAAACCTGGCGGACGATTGCCACAAACGTCCCGCCAGTGGCGGGCGGGGCGTTTCCGCCCGCGGTGATGCCCGAGGAGATCATGGCCGGGCATCCGGAACGGCTGCGCGCGGTGTTTGTAAGCGCGTGCAACCCGCTCAGATCCTATCCGGACACATCAGCCTATGAAGAGGCCTTCGCAAAACTTGATCTTTTGGTGACAAATGAGCTCGTAATGAGCGAAACCGCCCGCTTTGCGCACTATGTGCTCCCCTGCCGATCCTACTACGAATCCTGGGACGGCACCTTCTTTCCCTGGACTTACCCCGAGGTTTTCTTCCAGATGCGGCGGCCCGTTGTGGAACCGCCCGGTGACTGTCTGGAAGGAGCCCAGATTTTTACCCGCCTGGCAGACCGGCTGGGACTGATCCCTGAAATCCCCGAAAAACTCCATGAAGCGGCTGACGGCGACCGCCTGACATTCGGCGCCAAACTTATGGAATGGGCCCAAACCGAACCCCGGGCGCTTTCCGCCATGCCCTTTGTTTTGGCCCAAACCCTGGGCCGAAAATGGGACAGCGCCAACCTGGCGGCCCTATGGGGGATCCTCATGACCGCACCCAAATCATTTCGGAAAAACGCGGCGCGCGCCGGATTTGAAACCGGCATGGACCAGGGCGACCGGATCTTTCAGGCCATCCTGGATACGCCCCAGGGCCTGTGGGTGGGCCAGGCGGATGAAGAAAACCCCATGGACGGCATCAAGACGCCTTCCGGCAAAATCGAAGTCCATATCCCGGAACTGGAAAACGAGGTCAAGGCCCTTAATGCGCAGACCGAAGCCGAAGACTTAAAGATGCCGGATGAATTCCCCCTGATCTTAAATGCCGGGCGGCACATGCGAACCAATGCCAACACCCTGATGCGGAACCCGGACTGGAACAAGGAAAGGCGGGCCGGCACCATTGCCATGAGTCCGGCGGATGCAGAGAAAATGGGATTTTCGGACGGCCAGAAAGTGCGTGTGACCACCCGGGCGGGCAGCGAGACCGGGGAACTGGAGGTCAGCCGCCGGGTGCGGCCGGGAACAGTTCTCATCCCGCACGGGTTCGGGTTGATCTACGAGGGCCAAACCCATGGCCTGAATGTCAATTACCTGACCCAAAACATCCACCGAGACCCCATCGGCACGCCCATCCACCGGTTTGTGCCCTGCCGGGTGGAAGCATAA
- a CDS encoding FAD-dependent oxidoreductase → MQDPLFQPITINRLDVKNRIYLPAMHLNMAENFEITDQLVAFYERRARGGAGMITVGFATVDEMSGNSLNIGAHKDDFIPGLKRLAAAINDNGARSCVQLNHSGRYNFSFFLDGKQPVAPSPIASRLTKETPRELSIEEIKGIIESFAQAAGRVKAAGFDAVEVLSGTGYLISEFLSPLTNKREDEYGGSFENRIRFGIEIMQAIKKTVGEDYPLIVRMNGNDFMAGGQGRDELREYARALVSEAGVDALCINVGWHEARVPQITTSVPRGAFGYLSRGIKEVVDVPVIASHRINDPETAREMIADSMCDMVAMGRSLIADPDFPEKCRTGREKEIIHCVACAQGCFDNLFKLKHVECLCNPLAGHECEISCETAENPKKVMVIGGGAAGMNAAIAASDRGHDVSLYEKGDHLGGQLYLAAAPPGREEFAELARDLENQVAIRNIRVCLNTAVDEALIDKEKPDHIILATGAVPMAPPIPGIELPHVVQSWDVLFGKAYTGRNVVVVGGGAVGVETALFLAEKGTLSAETLKFLFVNQAEDPDVLYEMATKGTKQVTVLEMMEKIGKDFGKTTRWGMLQDVSRYGIQSRVAAKALEITEKGIKIEAENGAEEIPADTVVLSVGARSDNDLEQLIESRGIACTVAGDAGNVGMAFDAVHQGFRAGINV, encoded by the coding sequence ATGCAAGACCCATTGTTTCAGCCGATCACCATCAACCGGCTGGATGTAAAAAACCGGATTTATCTGCCAGCCATGCATTTGAACATGGCGGAAAACTTTGAAATCACCGACCAGCTCGTGGCCTTCTACGAGCGCCGCGCTCGGGGCGGGGCGGGCATGATCACCGTGGGGTTCGCCACGGTGGATGAAATGTCGGGCAATTCGTTAAACATCGGGGCGCACAAGGACGACTTCATCCCCGGCTTAAAGCGCCTGGCCGCGGCCATCAATGATAACGGCGCCCGATCCTGCGTGCAGTTAAACCATTCGGGGCGCTACAATTTTTCCTTCTTTTTGGACGGCAAGCAGCCGGTGGCCCCCTCGCCCATTGCCTCGCGGCTGACCAAGGAGACCCCGCGCGAGCTCTCCATTGAGGAAATCAAAGGTATCATTGAAAGCTTTGCCCAGGCCGCCGGCCGGGTGAAGGCCGCGGGGTTTGACGCGGTGGAGGTCTTGAGCGGCACCGGATACCTGATCAGCGAATTTCTCTCGCCCCTGACCAACAAACGCGAGGATGAATACGGCGGCTCATTTGAAAACCGCATCCGGTTCGGCATTGAAATCATGCAGGCCATCAAAAAAACGGTGGGCGAAGACTATCCCCTTATTGTCCGGATGAACGGCAATGACTTTATGGCGGGCGGCCAGGGCCGCGACGAATTGCGGGAATATGCCAGGGCCCTGGTGTCAGAGGCCGGTGTTGACGCGCTCTGCATCAACGTGGGCTGGCATGAAGCCCGGGTGCCGCAGATTACAACATCCGTCCCCCGTGGGGCATTCGGCTATCTTTCGCGCGGCATCAAAGAGGTGGTGGATGTGCCGGTTATTGCCAGCCACCGGATCAACGACCCGGAGACCGCCCGGGAGATGATTGCGGACAGCATGTGTGACATGGTGGCCATGGGCAGAAGCCTGATCGCGGATCCGGATTTTCCGGAAAAATGCCGCACCGGCCGGGAAAAGGAAATCATCCACTGCGTGGCCTGCGCCCAGGGCTGTTTTGACAATCTGTTTAAATTAAAGCACGTGGAATGCCTCTGCAATCCGCTGGCGGGGCATGAGTGCGAGATCAGCTGTGAAACCGCCGAAAATCCCAAAAAAGTCATGGTCATCGGCGGCGGGGCGGCCGGCATGAATGCAGCCATTGCCGCATCCGACCGGGGCCATGACGTCAGCCTTTACGAGAAAGGCGATCACCTGGGCGGACAGCTCTATTTAGCGGCCGCGCCCCCGGGCCGCGAGGAGTTCGCCGAACTGGCCCGGGATCTGGAAAACCAGGTGGCCATCCGGAATATCCGGGTCTGCCTGAATACCGCCGTGGATGAGGCTTTGATTGATAAGGAAAAACCGGATCACATCATCCTGGCCACCGGGGCTGTGCCCATGGCGCCGCCGATCCCCGGCATTGAACTGCCCCATGTGGTCCAATCCTGGGATGTGCTGTTTGGAAAAGCCTATACCGGCAGAAATGTGGTGGTGGTCGGCGGCGGGGCGGTCGGCGTGGAAACCGCCCTCTTTCTGGCGGAAAAAGGCACCTTGAGTGCTGAGACGCTTAAGTTTCTGTTTGTGAATCAGGCGGAGGACCCGGATGTGCTCTATGAAATGGCCACCAAAGGAACCAAGCAGGTCACGGTGCTTGAGATGATGGAGAAAATCGGCAAGGATTTCGGCAAAACCACGCGATGGGGGATGCTCCAGGATGTTTCCCGCTATGGGATCCAGAGCCGGGTGGCGGCCAAGGCCCTTGAAATCACGGAGAAGGGCATCAAGATCGAGGCGGAAAACGGGGCTGAAGAAATCCCCGCCGATACCGTGGTGCTATCCGTGGGCGCGCGATCGGACAATGACCTTGAGCAGCTGATCGAATCCAGGGGCATTGCCTGCACCGTGGCCGGGGACGCCGGCAATGTGGGCATGGCCTTTGATGCGGTGCATCAGGGATTTCGGGCGGGAATAAACGTATAG